From Cystobacter fuscus DSM 2262, one genomic window encodes:
- a CDS encoding DUF1624 domain-containing protein, with the protein MSPPSSRRLASLDWMRGLVMVLMTLDHASGAFNAGRVAADGVSRWKVGSALPAEQFLTRWVTHLCAPTFVFLAGTALALSLHRRLAEGESPRGLDGFHLRRGLFIALLDPLWMSWILLAWGRWLLQVMYVLGVGTMCMVALRRLSARTLVGLGLLLIAGNEWISGVLTHGGSPSVPVALLFNVGYFEQNHFIIGYPLVPWLGMMCLGYAFGRRLLASRAGVARLLGASGVASLGLFLLVRGLNGYGNERLYREGDALLQWLHVSKYPPSLAYAALELGLMALLLAGFWWVQERWGEVKVLAPLRLLGQTALFFYLLHVHLLYGAAILLGVKKQLGLGATYGAAMAALGVLSVACAGYRRYKAAHPQGWTRYV; encoded by the coding sequence ATGAGTCCTCCTTCCTCACGTCGGTTGGCCTCGCTCGATTGGATGAGGGGACTGGTGATGGTGTTGATGACGCTCGACCACGCCTCGGGTGCCTTCAACGCGGGGCGGGTCGCCGCGGATGGCGTGTCACGCTGGAAGGTGGGTTCGGCGCTCCCGGCCGAGCAGTTCCTGACGCGCTGGGTGACGCACCTGTGCGCGCCCACCTTCGTCTTCCTGGCGGGGACCGCGCTGGCGCTGTCCCTCCACCGGCGTCTGGCGGAAGGGGAGTCTCCTCGTGGCCTGGACGGCTTTCACCTCCGGCGAGGCCTGTTCATCGCCTTGTTGGATCCGCTGTGGATGTCCTGGATCCTCCTGGCGTGGGGGCGATGGCTTCTCCAGGTGATGTACGTGTTGGGCGTGGGGACGATGTGCATGGTCGCGTTGCGCCGACTGAGCGCGCGGACCCTGGTGGGGCTGGGTCTGCTCCTGATCGCGGGCAACGAATGGATTTCGGGAGTGCTGACCCACGGGGGCTCGCCCTCGGTGCCGGTGGCCCTGTTGTTCAACGTGGGGTACTTCGAGCAGAACCATTTCATCATCGGCTATCCCCTGGTGCCCTGGCTGGGCATGATGTGCCTGGGGTATGCCTTCGGGCGCCGTCTGCTCGCCTCTCGCGCGGGAGTCGCGAGACTGTTGGGGGCGTCCGGCGTGGCATCGCTCGGGCTGTTCCTGCTGGTGCGAGGGCTGAATGGTTATGGCAATGAAAGGCTCTACCGCGAGGGGGATGCCTTGTTGCAGTGGCTGCACGTGAGCAAATACCCCCCGAGCCTGGCCTACGCCGCGCTGGAACTGGGTTTGATGGCGCTGCTGTTGGCGGGATTCTGGTGGGTGCAGGAGCGCTGGGGCGAGGTGAAGGTGCTCGCGCCACTGCGGCTGCTGGGGCAGACGGCGTTGTTCTTCTACCTGCTCCATGTCCATCTGTTGTACGGCGCGGCGATTTTGCTGGGGGTCAAGAAGCAACTCGGACTGGGCGCGACCTACGGGGCGGCAATGGCGGCCCTGGGGGTGTTGTCCGTGGCCTGCGCGGGATACCGGCGCTACAAGGCGGCCCATCCCCAGGGGTGGACACGGTACGTGTGA
- a CDS encoding DUF4751 family protein has translation MEPTSLISGLEAVVKAVGFIVEHSKNGSPLYKKIYKDSVLTFQGTDTRGGLSPEYSEWYWIPENLEKDSKKFIFRDIYFYLPTQQNSKQVNWLQSILSKDTITLQDFSNWFELLEDASDVLFRNVHLFEKVAESRRFSIQPGTLTPYLHKHAYVVLFDNGQKISNAGMEKVRELGNAGLLASLAAAPGSPSFLHAPNGDFSKAHPDTIINYTTWDGSNWTARFDGTRFVHAPNGDWSKSKADTIMNYVSVDGGKWTVRLEQRNFLHAPQGDFARAHSSDIITYKAWGGSNWTARLVW, from the coding sequence ATGGAACCGACGAGTTTGATCAGTGGTCTCGAGGCGGTTGTCAAGGCGGTGGGTTTCATCGTGGAGCACAGCAAAAACGGCAGCCCACTGTATAAAAAGATATACAAAGATTCCGTACTGACCTTCCAGGGGACAGACACGAGGGGTGGGCTCTCTCCCGAATACTCCGAGTGGTACTGGATCCCTGAGAATCTGGAGAAGGATTCGAAAAAATTCATCTTTCGGGATATCTACTTCTACCTGCCGACCCAACAGAATTCGAAACAAGTGAATTGGCTGCAGAGTATCTTGAGTAAGGACACGATTACGCTGCAAGACTTTTCGAACTGGTTCGAACTGCTGGAAGATGCGTCCGATGTCCTTTTCAGGAACGTGCATTTGTTCGAAAAAGTCGCGGAATCGAGGCGCTTTTCCATCCAGCCAGGCACACTGACACCTTATCTCCATAAGCATGCCTATGTCGTGCTGTTCGACAATGGGCAGAAAATATCCAACGCTGGGATGGAGAAGGTAAGAGAACTCGGGAATGCGGGTTTGTTGGCAAGTCTTGCCGCTGCTCCAGGATCGCCGAGCTTCCTGCACGCGCCGAATGGCGACTTCTCGAAGGCGCACCCGGACACGATCATCAACTACACCACCTGGGATGGCTCGAACTGGACCGCCAGGTTCGACGGCACTCGTTTCGTTCATGCGCCGAACGGCGACTGGTCAAAGTCGAAGGCCGACACCATCATGAATTACGTCAGCGTGGACGGCGGCAAATGGACTGTGCGGCTGGAGCAGCGTAATTTCCTTCACGCGCCCCAGGGAGACTTCGCGCGTGCCCATTCGAGCGACATCATCACCTACAAGGCCTGGGGTGGCTCGAACTGGACCGCTCGCCTGGTCTGGTGA
- a CDS encoding glycoside hydrolase family 5 protein, protein MKNTRMLGWLTLGAFLWGCGGPLEEQSVTQEPEARANEATLAGPLPYRGINLAGAEFGSAIPGTHGKDYVYPDPSYANYTTADYYLTKGMTTFRLPFMWERLQRTRNAAFDATELSRLKTTVNRLTGKGATVILDPHNYARYNGALIGSAVPNADFADFWTRLANEFKGNTKVIFGLMNEPHSMPTEQWLGAANAAIQAIRNTGATQLILVPGNAWTGAHSWASNWYGTPNATVMLQVKDPRNNYAFEVHQYLDSDSSGTQASCVSATIGAQRMQTFTNWLRANGKKGFLGEVASGTDSVCLSALDNIMDHLEANSDVYLGWTYWAGGPWWGSYFFSLEPTSGVDKPQMSALSSHL, encoded by the coding sequence ATGAAGAACACCCGAATGCTGGGCTGGCTCACCCTGGGGGCGTTTCTCTGGGGTTGTGGTGGACCGCTCGAGGAGCAGTCCGTGACCCAGGAGCCGGAGGCCCGCGCGAATGAGGCCACGCTGGCCGGACCCCTGCCCTACCGCGGGATCAACCTCGCGGGTGCCGAGTTCGGCTCGGCGATTCCGGGCACGCACGGCAAGGACTATGTCTACCCGGATCCCTCCTACGCGAACTACACCACAGCGGATTACTACCTCACCAAGGGCATGACGACGTTCCGCCTGCCTTTCATGTGGGAGCGACTGCAGCGGACGCGGAATGCCGCGTTCGACGCCACGGAGTTGAGCCGGCTGAAGACGACGGTGAACCGGCTCACCGGCAAGGGCGCGACCGTCATCCTGGATCCGCACAACTACGCTCGCTACAACGGTGCCCTCATCGGCTCGGCTGTCCCCAACGCGGATTTCGCCGACTTCTGGACGCGCCTGGCCAACGAGTTCAAGGGCAACACGAAGGTCATCTTCGGCCTCATGAACGAGCCCCACAGCATGCCCACGGAGCAGTGGCTGGGGGCGGCCAACGCCGCCATCCAGGCCATCCGCAACACCGGGGCCACCCAGCTCATCCTCGTGCCGGGCAACGCGTGGACCGGTGCTCATTCGTGGGCGAGCAACTGGTACGGCACGCCCAACGCCACGGTGATGCTGCAGGTCAAGGATCCCCGCAACAACTACGCCTTCGAGGTCCACCAGTACCTGGACAGCGACTCCTCGGGCACCCAGGCCTCCTGTGTGAGCGCGACCATCGGCGCGCAGCGGATGCAGACCTTCACGAACTGGCTGCGCGCGAATGGCAAGAAGGGCTTCCTGGGAGAAGTGGCCAGTGGAACGGACTCGGTCTGCCTGAGCGCCCTCGACAACATCATGGACCACCTCGAGGCGAACTCGGATGTCTACCTCGGGTGGACGTACTGGGCCGGTGGACCCTGGTGGGGCAGCTACTTCTTCTCGCTCGAGCCGACGAGCGGTGTGGACAAGCCCCAGATGAGCGCGCTGAGCAGCCACCTCTGA
- a CDS encoding chitosanase yields MNAHRHGTPRTGGRHLALMGLAASLAACGGTGEDFAEAAGELGQELAACSYSITTNTYDGPDYWGTIIFKNTGTSAMTSPRIAFTVPSGVTCDHDEAGWTHTQSGTTCTYSRTSGLTVGVNASYTFYYSTTSSTSFTAGNVQISDPSCGGTGTDGGTGTDGGTGSDGGTGTDGGTGSDGGTGVTANQKKVAEAITSIWENDTPALDYAYSENIGDGRGYTSGRAGFCTGTGDAIQVVQCYQALRSASNGNLLAKYMPGLTTINNRFLSTGESQASTSELDVIGNWRSDWGASYNNTTTRADFKSCQDQVSERLYFTPAMNEAKKWGLTTALSKAAFYDAYINHGTLGEFIRAANNALGNTSQTAPAIGRNGITESAFLQKFLEKRRDVLYNDSTWREAVDRVALYEKLRRQGNWDLSSAVRNDVRARDCWGTTYPASGYTVRQINPDGTWSTPGSYTYSCN; encoded by the coding sequence ATGAACGCTCATCGACATGGAACACCGCGTACGGGAGGCCGTCACCTGGCCCTCATGGGACTGGCCGCCTCGCTCGCCGCCTGCGGCGGGACGGGCGAGGACTTCGCGGAGGCGGCAGGAGAACTGGGCCAGGAGCTCGCGGCCTGTTCGTACTCCATCACCACGAACACCTACGACGGCCCGGACTACTGGGGGACGATCATCTTCAAGAACACGGGCACGAGCGCCATGACGAGCCCGCGGATCGCCTTCACGGTCCCCAGCGGCGTGACGTGTGACCACGACGAGGCCGGCTGGACGCACACCCAGAGCGGCACGACGTGCACCTACTCCCGCACGTCGGGGCTGACGGTGGGGGTGAACGCGTCCTACACGTTCTACTACTCCACCACCTCCTCCACCTCGTTCACCGCGGGCAACGTGCAGATCAGCGACCCGAGCTGCGGTGGCACCGGCACCGACGGCGGCACGGGCACCGACGGCGGCACCGGCAGCGATGGCGGCACGGGGACGGATGGTGGCACCGGCAGCGACGGCGGCACGGGAGTGACGGCCAACCAGAAGAAGGTGGCCGAGGCCATCACCAGCATCTGGGAGAACGACACCCCGGCGCTCGACTACGCGTACTCCGAGAACATCGGCGACGGCCGGGGCTACACGAGCGGGCGCGCGGGCTTCTGCACGGGCACGGGCGACGCGATCCAGGTCGTCCAGTGCTACCAGGCCCTGCGCAGCGCGAGCAATGGCAACCTCCTGGCCAAGTACATGCCGGGGCTGACCACCATCAACAATCGCTTCCTGTCGACCGGCGAGAGTCAGGCATCGACGTCCGAGCTGGATGTCATCGGCAACTGGCGGAGTGATTGGGGCGCGAGCTACAACAACACCACCACCCGGGCGGACTTCAAGAGCTGCCAGGATCAGGTGAGCGAGCGGCTGTACTTCACGCCCGCGATGAACGAGGCCAAGAAGTGGGGCCTCACCACGGCGCTGTCCAAGGCCGCCTTCTACGACGCGTACATCAACCACGGCACGCTCGGGGAGTTCATCCGGGCGGCCAACAACGCCCTGGGCAATACCAGCCAGACCGCGCCCGCGATTGGCCGCAATGGCATCACCGAGAGCGCCTTCCTTCAGAAGTTCCTCGAGAAGCGCCGGGACGTGCTCTACAACGACTCCACGTGGCGCGAGGCCGTGGACCGCGTCGCCCTCTACGAGAAGCTGCGCCGCCAGGGCAATTGGGATCTGTCCAGCGCCGTCCGCAACGACGTACGCGCCCGGGACTGCTGGGGCACGACCTACCCGGCCAGCGGCTACACCGTGCGGCAGATCAACCCGGATGGAACCTGGAGCACGCCAGGTAGCTATACGTACTCCTGCAACTAG
- a CDS encoding BatA domain-containing protein, producing MTFAHPWMLLGALAALIPLLVHLFDRRRPRPHPFGPMAFVLRSQKRTASRLKLKRLLLYTLRTLILLALPIALAMPEFRRDADAAVTVKGPAATAIVLDASLSMRWSDGTSLFERARDEARDALADLRPEEPATVLVCTHAPEAPGAPAFDRGRLRQLIDEARPTYAAADLSRCLDLAARSLEESPLAGKRLVVVSDLTAGSLRLESPAPTVKGPTGESVRPEVVLRDAGRDALPNHALVDLKVEPALQAGPRAFQFTFTVKNHGDAPLKDLEAAVRVGDTTLGKGFVDVPAHGTAQKSLTVRFTQGGTLSGEGTLTPDALAEDDRRAFVLAVPRPLKALVVNGAPNATRYRDEAFFVEAALSAPGSPVQAVVRDAEAGWREDLTPYDLVLLLNVTAPDQAEAAKLRTFVENGGGLFVSMGDHVDPEAYNTRLGALLPRPLRLVRTSVERDDPSAEDKAEKLAQVTTEHPLFAPFTGRAEEGLTGAHFYRYMLLEAEGSGATDGTNQVLAAYQDGAPSVAVARRGKGRVALFTSTVDRDWTDFPIRTSFLPLMQRFAAYLTGSLEEREEQRVRVGETLALRPEGTQTVSAVKAPEGQDVPFKPQPDGTVVVGPIEQPGTFSVLGADGKPVPALAFASTLDPAESDLSRLPQDTLAAHFGEETVKASSSDAERPPVPLWTWLIVAAAIAFFLEGTLLRK from the coding sequence TTGACCTTCGCTCACCCCTGGATGCTGCTCGGCGCGCTGGCGGCGCTCATCCCGCTGCTCGTGCACCTCTTCGATCGGCGCCGGCCCCGGCCCCACCCCTTCGGGCCCATGGCCTTCGTGCTGCGCAGCCAGAAGCGCACCGCGAGCCGGCTCAAGCTCAAGCGGCTGCTGCTCTACACCCTGCGCACCCTCATCCTGCTCGCCCTGCCCATCGCGCTCGCCATGCCGGAGTTCCGGCGGGACGCGGACGCGGCCGTGACGGTGAAGGGCCCGGCGGCCACGGCCATCGTGCTGGACGCGTCGCTCTCCATGCGCTGGTCGGATGGCACCTCGCTCTTCGAGCGCGCCCGGGACGAGGCGCGCGACGCGCTGGCGGACCTGCGCCCCGAGGAGCCCGCGACGGTGCTGGTGTGCACGCACGCGCCCGAGGCGCCCGGGGCCCCGGCCTTCGATAGAGGCCGGCTGCGGCAGCTCATCGACGAGGCCCGGCCCACGTACGCCGCGGCGGACCTGTCGCGCTGCCTGGACCTGGCGGCGCGCTCGCTGGAGGAGAGCCCGCTGGCGGGCAAGCGCCTCGTAGTGGTGTCGGACCTGACGGCGGGCTCGCTGCGGCTCGAGTCCCCGGCGCCCACGGTGAAGGGGCCCACGGGTGAGTCGGTACGGCCCGAGGTCGTGCTGCGCGACGCGGGCCGGGACGCCCTGCCCAACCACGCGCTGGTGGACCTGAAGGTGGAGCCCGCGCTGCAGGCCGGCCCCCGCGCCTTCCAGTTCACCTTCACGGTGAAGAACCACGGGGACGCGCCCCTCAAGGACCTGGAGGCGGCGGTGCGCGTGGGGGACACCACGCTGGGCAAGGGCTTCGTGGACGTGCCCGCCCATGGCACGGCGCAGAAGTCGCTCACGGTGCGCTTCACCCAGGGCGGCACACTCTCCGGCGAGGGCACGCTCACGCCCGACGCGCTGGCCGAGGATGACCGGCGGGCCTTCGTGCTCGCGGTGCCCCGGCCCTTGAAGGCCCTGGTGGTGAACGGGGCACCCAACGCCACGCGCTACCGGGACGAGGCCTTCTTCGTGGAAGCGGCGCTGTCGGCGCCGGGCTCGCCCGTGCAGGCGGTGGTGCGCGACGCCGAGGCCGGCTGGCGCGAGGACCTCACCCCGTATGACCTGGTGCTGCTGTTGAACGTGACGGCGCCGGACCAGGCGGAGGCGGCGAAGCTGCGCACCTTCGTGGAGAACGGCGGCGGGCTGTTCGTGAGCATGGGCGACCACGTGGACCCGGAGGCGTACAACACGCGCCTGGGCGCGCTCCTGCCCCGCCCGCTGCGGCTGGTGCGCACGAGCGTGGAGCGCGACGACCCCTCCGCCGAGGACAAGGCGGAGAAGCTCGCGCAGGTGACCACCGAGCACCCGCTCTTCGCGCCCTTCACCGGCCGCGCGGAGGAAGGACTCACCGGGGCGCACTTCTACCGGTACATGCTGCTGGAGGCCGAGGGCAGCGGGGCGACGGACGGCACCAACCAGGTGCTGGCGGCGTACCAGGATGGAGCCCCCTCGGTGGCGGTGGCGCGGCGGGGCAAGGGCCGCGTGGCGCTCTTCACCAGCACCGTGGACCGGGACTGGACCGACTTCCCCATCCGCACGAGCTTCCTGCCCCTCATGCAGCGCTTCGCCGCGTACCTCACCGGCTCGCTGGAGGAGCGCGAGGAGCAGCGCGTGCGCGTGGGCGAGACGCTCGCCCTGCGTCCCGAGGGCACCCAGACGGTGTCCGCGGTGAAGGCGCCCGAGGGCCAGGACGTGCCCTTCAAGCCGCAGCCCGATGGCACCGTGGTGGTGGGCCCCATCGAGCAACCCGGAACCTTCTCCGTGCTGGGCGCGGACGGCAAGCCCGTGCCCGCGCTCGCCTTCGCCTCCACGCTCGACCCCGCCGAGAGCGACCTGTCCCGGCTGCCCCAGGACACGCTCGCCGCCCACTTCGGCGAGGAGACCGTGAAGGCCTCGAGCTCGGACGCCGAGCGTCCTCCCGTGCCCCTGTGGACATGGCTCATCGTCGCCGCCGCGATCGCCTTCTTCCTCGAGGGCACCCTGCTGCGGAAGTAG
- a CDS encoding DUF58 domain-containing protein gives MLLDAQTLSRLQGVKLRARAVMEGVLSGLHKSPHQGQSVEFAEHKEYAPGDELRHLDWKAYGKFDKYYVKRFEHETNLRSVMVVDASASMGYQSTALSKLEVAKTLAGALCYLLVRQQDAAGLAVMTEGRFRDVPPRASAGHLNVLLDALEEATAKGGTQLVSAADHLAEVLPRRSSVVILSDFLDEDPTALKRILALRQRKNDVAVFHLVDPAELTFPFDDPTLFLDMEGEGRVEVNPREIKESYLEEFGAFLDGVKVACAEADVDYELVRTDERLDEVLLRFLGKRGRRR, from the coding sequence ATGCTGCTGGACGCCCAGACACTCTCGCGGCTGCAGGGCGTGAAGCTGCGCGCCCGCGCGGTGATGGAGGGGGTGCTGTCCGGCCTCCACAAGAGCCCGCACCAGGGTCAGAGCGTGGAGTTCGCCGAGCACAAGGAGTACGCCCCCGGCGATGAGCTGCGCCACCTGGACTGGAAGGCCTACGGCAAGTTCGACAAGTACTACGTCAAGCGCTTCGAGCACGAGACGAACCTGCGCTCGGTGATGGTGGTGGATGCCTCCGCCTCCATGGGCTACCAGAGCACCGCCCTGTCCAAGCTGGAGGTGGCCAAGACGCTCGCGGGCGCGCTGTGCTACCTGCTCGTGCGCCAACAGGACGCCGCGGGCCTGGCCGTCATGACCGAGGGGCGCTTCCGCGACGTGCCCCCGCGCGCCTCCGCCGGCCACCTCAACGTGCTCCTGGATGCCCTGGAGGAGGCCACCGCCAAGGGCGGCACCCAGCTCGTATCCGCCGCGGACCACCTGGCCGAGGTGCTCCCGCGCCGCTCCTCCGTCGTCATCCTCTCGGACTTCCTCGACGAGGACCCCACGGCGCTCAAGCGGATACTGGCGCTGCGCCAGCGCAAGAACGACGTGGCGGTGTTCCACCTGGTGGACCCCGCCGAGCTGACGTTCCCCTTCGATGACCCCACGCTCTTCCTCGACATGGAGGGCGAGGGCCGCGTCGAGGTGAACCCCCGCGAAATCAAGGAGAGCTACCTGGAGGAGTTCGGCGCGTTCCTCGACGGGGTGAAGGTGGCCTGCGCGGAGGCGGACGTGGACTACGAGCTGGTGCGCACCGACGAGCGGCTGGACGAAGTGTTGCTGCGCTTCCTGGGCAAGCGCGGGAGGCGGCGTTGA
- a CDS encoding AAA family ATPase has translation MESASPTTPATAPAPTSEDLQAVEELARAKAQIQAQIEKRVVGQRDVVDHLLIALFARGHCLFVGVPGLAKTLLISTLADVLNLSFNRIQFTPDLMPSDITGTDILEEDKATGHRAFRFLQGPLFANIILADEVNRTPPKTQAALLQAMQEYRITAGGRTYPLELPFLVFATQNPIEQEGTYPLPEAQLDRFMFLVDVGYPTAEEEVEIVKSTTGGTPPPLEKILSPERILALQALVRRVPVPDHVVRYAVELVRHTRPKEPGVPDFIQKNVSWGAGPRASQYLVLAAKARAILGGRFVASVEDVKAVARPVLRHRVLPNFTAESEGMTSVKLVDQLVSLVKG, from the coding sequence ATGGAAAGCGCCTCCCCGACCACCCCCGCCACCGCCCCGGCACCCACCAGCGAGGATCTCCAGGCCGTCGAGGAGCTCGCCCGGGCCAAGGCCCAGATCCAGGCCCAGATCGAGAAGCGCGTCGTGGGGCAGCGCGACGTGGTGGATCACCTGCTCATCGCGCTCTTCGCCCGCGGCCACTGCCTCTTCGTGGGCGTGCCGGGCCTGGCCAAGACGCTGCTCATCTCCACGCTGGCCGACGTGCTCAACCTGTCCTTCAACCGCATCCAGTTCACCCCGGACCTGATGCCGTCGGACATCACCGGCACGGACATCCTCGAGGAGGACAAGGCCACGGGGCACCGCGCCTTCCGCTTCCTCCAGGGGCCGCTGTTCGCCAACATCATCCTCGCGGACGAGGTGAACCGCACCCCGCCCAAGACGCAGGCCGCCCTGCTGCAGGCCATGCAGGAGTACCGCATCACCGCCGGCGGCCGCACCTACCCGCTGGAGCTGCCCTTCCTCGTCTTCGCCACGCAGAACCCCATCGAGCAGGAGGGCACCTACCCGCTGCCCGAGGCCCAGCTCGACCGCTTCATGTTCCTGGTGGACGTGGGCTACCCCACGGCCGAGGAAGAGGTGGAGATCGTCAAGTCCACCACGGGCGGCACGCCCCCGCCGCTGGAGAAGATCCTCTCGCCCGAGCGCATCCTCGCGCTGCAGGCCCTGGTGCGGCGGGTGCCGGTGCCCGACCACGTGGTGCGCTACGCGGTGGAGTTGGTGCGCCACACCCGCCCCAAGGAGCCGGGCGTGCCGGACTTCATCCAGAAGAACGTGTCCTGGGGCGCGGGCCCTCGCGCCAGCCAGTACCTGGTGCTCGCGGCCAAGGCGCGCGCCATCCTCGGCGGGCGCTTCGTCGCCTCGGTGGAGGACGTGAAGGCGGTAGCCCGGCCGGTGCTGCGCCACCGCGTGCTGCCCAACTTCACCGCCGAGAGCGAGGGCATGACGTCGGTGAAGCTGGTGGATCAGCTCGTCTCGCTGGTGAAGGGATAG